One window from the genome of Lentibacillus daqui encodes:
- a CDS encoding alpha-ketoacid dehydrogenase subunit beta produces the protein MPVMSYIQAVTTALREEMQRDEHVFILGEDVGKKGGVFGATKGLFDEFGDLRVMDTPLAESAIAGVGIGAAMYGKRPVAEMQFADFIMPAVNQIISEAARIRYRSNNDWECPITIRAPYGGGVHGALYHSQSVEAMFANQPGLTIVMPSSPYDVKGLLKASIRSNDPVLFFEHKRAYRLLKGEVPDDDYVLPIGKADVKREGSDVTVITYGICVQFALQAAEKLAEEGIDVHIVDLRTIYPLDKDTIIEAAQRTGKILLITEDNKEGSIIGEVAAIIAENCLFDLDAPVKRLAGPDIPAMPYAPTMEKYFMVNPDKVETAIRDLAEF, from the coding sequence TTTATCCTGGGGGAAGATGTTGGTAAAAAAGGTGGTGTGTTTGGGGCAACAAAGGGGTTATTTGATGAATTTGGCGATCTAAGAGTGATGGATACCCCACTCGCTGAATCTGCTATTGCGGGTGTTGGAATTGGTGCGGCCATGTACGGAAAGCGTCCGGTCGCAGAAATGCAGTTCGCGGATTTCATTATGCCTGCCGTCAACCAGATTATCTCCGAGGCAGCCCGTATACGCTACCGTTCAAACAATGATTGGGAATGTCCGATTACTATTCGTGCACCGTATGGCGGAGGGGTTCATGGCGCGCTGTACCATTCCCAATCGGTCGAAGCAATGTTTGCCAATCAGCCAGGTTTAACCATCGTTATGCCCTCTTCGCCATATGATGTGAAAGGTTTATTAAAAGCATCCATCCGCAGCAATGATCCAGTTTTGTTTTTTGAACATAAACGTGCATACCGGTTGCTGAAAGGGGAGGTGCCAGACGATGATTACGTGTTGCCGATTGGTAAAGCAGATGTGAAGCGGGAAGGATCAGACGTTACGGTGATTACATATGGGATATGTGTCCAATTCGCTTTGCAGGCAGCCGAAAAATTGGCGGAGGAAGGAATTGATGTGCATATTGTTGATTTACGTACCATCTATCCTCTTGATAAAGACACGATTATTGAAGCAGCGCAACGGACGGGAAAAATACTGCTGATTACGGAAGATAACAAAGAAGGAAGTATTATTGGAGAAGTTGCGGCTATTATTGCTGAAAATTGTTTGTTTGACCTCGATGCCCCTGTTAAACGACTGGCGGGACCAGATATTCCAGCTATGCCATATGCACCAACAATGGAAAAATACTTCATGGTCAATCCAGATAAAGTGGAAACTGCGATACGGGATTTGGCGGAATTCTAA